Proteins found in one Legionella pneumophila subsp. pascullei genomic segment:
- a CDS encoding primosomal protein N': MNDIYQVCIPHTNRDCFDYEALDLTPCIGGRVWVPFRNQTRVGIVINKVCDQQTGHSLKKITSIIDEKPLVPEALLELCLWVGSYYQSPLSEVIPLVIPKKYRLGLPCSLPTEDFYQLNIPVEKAKTLLSKKAKKQHELIDFLSRHQKGISKQTLKQHGYNGTQIAALLACQAINMSQQVTLPTKIPEKLSPPLTLNPEQAVAVASIFEHIHHYQCFLLQGVTGSGKTEVYLHVIAKILEQGKQVLVLVPEIGLTPQLLSRFTARFNHPITVLHSNLNASERQIAWQLAKENKVKMVIGTRSAVFTPLPNLGLIIIDEEHDSSLKQMEGVRYSARDTALMRAHLANIPIILGTATPSLETIHNCKQKKYNLLRLTHKAASTTPLHYQLIDLRSQMVQHGLALPTLKIIENHLLQQNQVLVFINRRGFAPVLLCHQCGWMVDCKACDSHLTLHKQAGQMICHHCGLTQRIPLFCNNCQSKELIPVGSGTQRIYEFLSHQFPDTNVLRIDRDEVRKKNSLNSHLDKINKGEAQLIIGTQMLAKGHHFPRLSLVVVVDADAGFYNQDFRAIEHLGQLLTQVSGRAGRAEHPGQVLIQTYLPEHPLLNLLIQHGYDEFANALLISRQEAEMPPFQFLAVIRAQGKTVNKVDQFLKATKDQIQAHPLTVLGPAPAPLPRKANQHRMQLLIKSPSRKVLKSSLTQLREWLTMNKLSNGIRWNVDVDPMDLS; encoded by the coding sequence ATGAACGATATTTATCAAGTTTGTATCCCCCATACCAATCGAGATTGTTTTGATTACGAAGCCCTGGATTTAACTCCATGCATTGGCGGAAGAGTATGGGTTCCTTTCCGTAATCAAACCCGAGTGGGCATTGTAATCAATAAAGTTTGTGACCAGCAAACGGGCCATTCGTTAAAGAAAATCACTTCAATAATCGATGAGAAACCTCTCGTTCCTGAAGCTCTCTTAGAGCTTTGTCTATGGGTAGGAAGCTATTATCAGTCACCATTATCTGAAGTGATTCCTTTGGTAATACCCAAAAAATATCGCCTGGGCTTACCCTGCTCACTACCTACAGAAGATTTTTATCAATTGAATATACCTGTTGAAAAGGCAAAAACACTCCTCTCGAAAAAAGCAAAAAAACAACATGAGTTGATTGATTTTTTAAGCAGGCACCAGAAAGGGATTTCCAAACAGACCCTAAAACAACATGGCTACAACGGAACTCAAATTGCGGCACTACTTGCTTGTCAAGCCATTAACATGTCACAGCAAGTTACCTTGCCAACCAAAATTCCTGAAAAACTCAGTCCACCGCTAACACTCAATCCTGAACAAGCCGTTGCCGTAGCTTCCATTTTCGAACACATCCATCACTACCAATGCTTTTTACTGCAAGGTGTTACCGGAAGTGGTAAGACAGAGGTTTATTTGCATGTCATCGCCAAAATATTGGAGCAAGGCAAACAAGTATTGGTGCTGGTACCAGAAATCGGGTTAACCCCTCAGCTTTTATCTCGTTTTACAGCCCGATTTAACCATCCCATAACCGTATTACATTCCAATTTGAATGCATCAGAAAGACAAATTGCCTGGCAGCTGGCAAAAGAGAACAAAGTTAAAATGGTGATTGGAACTCGTTCTGCCGTTTTTACCCCTCTGCCCAATCTCGGTTTAATTATCATCGATGAAGAGCATGACAGTTCGCTCAAACAAATGGAAGGGGTGCGTTATTCTGCGCGAGATACTGCTTTAATGCGTGCTCATCTTGCCAATATTCCTATCATTCTTGGTACAGCCACTCCCAGTCTGGAAACCATCCACAACTGCAAACAAAAAAAATATAATTTATTACGCTTAACGCATAAAGCTGCCTCCACTACACCATTACACTATCAACTGATTGATTTACGATCGCAAATGGTACAGCATGGCTTGGCTCTCCCAACCCTTAAAATCATAGAAAATCATTTGCTGCAACAAAACCAGGTCCTTGTTTTCATTAACCGACGCGGCTTTGCCCCAGTGTTACTTTGCCATCAATGTGGATGGATGGTTGATTGCAAAGCATGCGATAGCCATTTAACCTTGCATAAACAGGCAGGACAAATGATTTGTCATCATTGTGGATTAACCCAAAGAATACCCTTGTTTTGCAATAACTGCCAAAGCAAGGAACTAATCCCCGTAGGATCTGGCACCCAGAGAATTTATGAGTTTTTAAGCCATCAGTTTCCAGATACGAATGTTTTACGCATTGACCGAGATGAGGTTCGTAAAAAAAATTCTCTAAACAGCCATTTGGACAAAATTAATAAAGGAGAAGCTCAGCTGATCATAGGCACTCAAATGCTAGCCAAGGGACACCATTTCCCCCGCCTATCCCTGGTCGTTGTCGTAGATGCTGATGCAGGCTTTTACAACCAGGATTTCCGGGCTATTGAACATTTGGGGCAATTATTAACTCAAGTATCTGGACGAGCTGGGCGAGCAGAACATCCCGGGCAAGTATTGATTCAAACTTATTTACCTGAGCATCCCCTGCTTAATCTACTCATTCAGCATGGGTATGATGAGTTTGCAAACGCTTTATTAATTTCAAGACAAGAGGCTGAAATGCCCCCTTTTCAGTTTTTAGCGGTCATCAGAGCTCAGGGCAAAACCGTCAACAAAGTGGATCAGTTCCTAAAAGCAACCAAAGATCAAATTCAGGCTCATCCTCTCACGGTACTGGGTCCTGCACCAGCTCCTTTGCCACGAAAAGCTAACCAGCATAGGATGCAACTATTAATTAAATCCCCTTCAAGAAAAGTTCTAAAAAGTTCATTGACGCAATTAAGAGAGTGGTTAACAATGAACAAATTAAGTAATGGCATCCGCTGGAATGTGGATGTTGATCCTATGGACTTATCATGA
- a CDS encoding acyl-CoA thioesterase, with protein sequence MTEINKIIHKKTFDIAWGDMDALGHVNNARYFDYFQEARIDWLRELDIKMTGQTGPVVIHVACTFLKPIVYPATVTIHSKAHSLGNSSMIMDHDLYQEETLMAQGVSKIVWIDYTQNKSVPLPDIIRNLV encoded by the coding sequence ATGACTGAAATAAACAAAATAATACATAAAAAAACTTTTGATATCGCTTGGGGCGATATGGATGCATTAGGACATGTTAACAATGCTCGCTATTTTGACTATTTTCAGGAAGCCCGGATTGATTGGCTCCGGGAGCTTGACATCAAAATGACAGGTCAAACAGGTCCTGTTGTCATCCATGTGGCATGTACCTTTCTGAAACCAATCGTTTATCCTGCCACTGTAACCATACACAGCAAGGCACATAGTCTTGGCAATTCCAGCATGATTATGGATCATGATTTGTATCAGGAAGAAACGCTTATGGCACAAGGGGTGAGTAAAATAGTTTGGATTGATTATACCCAAAATAAATCCGTGCCTTTGCCTGATATTATAAGGAATTTAGTGTAG
- the thyA gene encoding thymidylate synthase — MKTYLQLLEHILQHGVEKSDRTGTGTLSVFGYQMRFDLAKGFPLVTTKKLHTRSIVHELLWFLRGDTNISYLKENGVTIWDEWADNNGDLGPVYGKQWRSWPTADGRTIDQLSDVVQQIKSNPDSRRLIVSAWNVGELDQMALMPCHALFQFYVANNKLSCQLYQRSADVFLGVPFNIASYSLLTHMVAQQCNLDVAEFIWTGGDCHLYLNHLEQAQTQLTREPLPLPSLAIKRKPASLFEYVYEDFEFVNYQSHPAIKAPIAV; from the coding sequence ATGAAAACATATTTGCAATTGTTGGAGCATATTTTACAACATGGGGTAGAAAAATCGGATAGAACGGGCACTGGAACATTATCTGTATTTGGGTATCAAATGCGTTTTGATTTGGCCAAGGGATTCCCGCTTGTTACCACTAAAAAACTACACACGAGAAGTATTGTTCATGAATTACTATGGTTTTTGCGTGGTGATACCAATATTTCTTATCTTAAGGAAAACGGGGTAACTATTTGGGATGAATGGGCAGATAATAATGGTGATTTGGGGCCTGTCTATGGAAAGCAATGGAGAAGTTGGCCCACTGCTGATGGACGCACCATTGATCAATTAAGTGATGTAGTGCAACAAATAAAGAGCAACCCTGACTCTCGTCGCTTGATTGTAAGCGCCTGGAATGTGGGTGAATTGGATCAAATGGCTTTAATGCCTTGTCATGCCTTGTTTCAGTTTTATGTTGCAAACAACAAGTTATCCTGTCAGTTGTATCAACGCTCAGCCGATGTATTTTTAGGAGTTCCTTTCAATATCGCTTCTTATTCGTTGCTTACTCATATGGTCGCCCAACAATGTAATTTGGATGTGGCCGAGTTCATATGGACCGGGGGAGATTGTCATTTGTATCTTAATCATTTGGAGCAAGCGCAAACTCAATTAACCAGAGAACCTTTGCCATTGCCCTCCTTAGCTATTAAGAGAAAACCGGCTTCTTTATTTGAATATGTTTATGAGGATTTCGAATTTGTGAACTATCAATCACATCCTGCAATTAAAGCGCCTATCGCCGTTTAA
- the lgt gene encoding prolipoprotein diacylglyceryl transferase: MLTYPNINPIAFSLGPLKVHWYGLMYLIGFVGAWLLGYWRIKHYKLNWNNDQLSDLIFYSALGVILGGRVGYMLFYDFQEFIHHPWVLFKIWEGGMSFHGGLLGVVIAAWLFCRKYGKTFLEVGDFVAPLVPLGLAAGRLGNFINGELWGRVTDVPWGMIYPHVDDQPRHPSQLYEFGLEGVALFILIWCYASKPRQQGRVSALFLMGYAICRLIAESFRQPDSQLGFVAFGWLTMGQVLSIPMLLIGIWLWWAKR; encoded by the coding sequence ATGCTCACCTATCCAAATATTAATCCAATTGCTTTTTCTTTAGGGCCATTAAAAGTTCATTGGTATGGTTTGATGTATTTAATCGGTTTTGTTGGCGCCTGGCTACTGGGTTATTGGCGCATCAAACATTATAAATTGAACTGGAATAACGACCAGTTAAGTGATTTGATCTTTTATAGTGCCCTTGGTGTTATTCTTGGGGGACGAGTAGGTTACATGTTGTTTTATGACTTTCAGGAGTTTATCCACCACCCCTGGGTATTATTTAAAATATGGGAAGGAGGGATGTCTTTCCATGGTGGTTTGCTTGGAGTGGTAATTGCCGCCTGGCTCTTTTGCCGTAAATACGGAAAAACTTTCTTGGAGGTTGGAGACTTTGTCGCCCCTCTAGTTCCTTTAGGTTTAGCGGCAGGTCGCCTGGGAAATTTCATTAATGGGGAATTATGGGGGCGTGTCACTGATGTTCCGTGGGGTATGATATATCCTCATGTGGATGATCAACCAAGGCACCCATCTCAATTGTATGAATTTGGTTTGGAAGGAGTCGCTTTATTCATTTTGATTTGGTGTTATGCGTCAAAGCCGAGACAACAAGGGAGAGTGAGCGCTTTATTTTTAATGGGATACGCGATTTGCAGGTTAATTGCTGAAAGCTTTAGGCAACCTGATTCGCAATTAGGTTTTGTGGCATTTGGCTGGCTGACAATGGGGCAGGTTTTATCCATCCCCATGTTATTAATTGGAATTTGGTTATGGTGGGCTAAGCGATGA
- a CDS encoding sulfite exporter TauE/SafE family protein gives MISGELLINGVIYIIIGAFAGIMAGALGVGGGLIVVPGLVYIFQHSQVIPEDILMHVAAGCSLAVMIFTSYASLKAHNKMDEILLPLFKKLCPGLVLGTILGSIMASVIPTHLLKIIFGLFLLGVAMKMLLDVRVSHTDKFPGYWLNTLVSSSIGSISGLLGVGGGVIIIPYLTYCGVPVRKIAAVSNLGTFAVGLVGTIMFMVTGTLDMTKISYSTGYIYWPAVLGVAIPSSLIAPFGAKLNYLLPVNYLRYGFIVILITTAIHMFL, from the coding sequence ATGATATCCGGTGAGTTACTGATTAATGGAGTGATTTACATCATTATTGGTGCTTTTGCAGGAATAATGGCGGGTGCTCTGGGCGTTGGTGGCGGGCTTATTGTGGTACCAGGACTCGTCTATATTTTTCAACACTCGCAGGTGATTCCAGAAGATATCCTTATGCATGTCGCTGCAGGTTGTTCACTGGCGGTGATGATTTTTACTTCTTATGCATCCTTAAAAGCACATAATAAAATGGATGAGATACTCTTACCCCTTTTTAAGAAGTTATGTCCGGGTTTGGTTCTTGGTACTATTTTAGGTTCCATAATGGCCTCTGTTATTCCAACCCATTTATTGAAAATAATATTTGGACTGTTCTTGCTTGGCGTAGCTATGAAAATGCTTCTTGATGTCCGAGTGAGCCACACTGATAAATTTCCGGGATATTGGCTCAATACTTTAGTCAGTAGTTCAATAGGTTCGATATCCGGTTTATTAGGGGTTGGAGGAGGAGTCATCATTATCCCTTATCTGACCTATTGTGGAGTTCCAGTCAGAAAAATTGCTGCAGTATCCAATTTGGGCACTTTTGCAGTTGGTCTAGTGGGTACAATTATGTTTATGGTTACTGGCACATTAGACATGACAAAAATATCGTATTCCACAGGATATATATATTGGCCAGCAGTTTTAGGGGTAGCAATTCCAAGTAGTTTGATTGCACCATTTGGGGCTAAATTAAATTATCTTTTACCCGTAAATTATTTAAGATATGGATTTATCGTGATTTTAATTACCACCGCAATTCATATGTTTTTGTGA
- the ptsP gene encoding phosphoenolpyruvate--protein phosphotransferase, with amino-acid sequence MLKILKRIVQDVTAASDLKEALGILVQRINTAINAEAVSVYLIDNKNAEYVLIATEGLNKQAEFRVRIALDCGLIGLIGRREEPINIENAPSHPDFYHNPLIGEDHLNAFLGVPIIQHRKLYGVLVVQQLEQRHFDDAEESFLITLAAQLGGIIAHAEATGELAELTQPKKGIGVDKVEAAYTALTGIGSVPGIGIGTAVVVYPPADIDAVPRNPVEELEDEINAFYEALETTRDDIRRLSKRMKETVAEEEHALFDVYLRILDRDSLGAEVEHVIREEKISAQAALATVIKKHVQQFESMGDDYLRERASDFRDLGRRVLAELQRTQREEIVYPKRTILIGEEITAAALAEVPEGQLAGVVSAKGSNNSHVAILARALGVPTVMGLRGLKVELVSRRALIVDGYYGHVYISPSKSLLAEFKQLAQEEQELNQSLVSLRDKPAETTDNYRVSLQVNTGLAMDAGLSMSVGAEGVGLYRSEVPFMSRDRFPSEDEQTIIYRQTLKAFAPRLVTMRTLDIGGDKILPYFPVEEENPYLGWRGIRITLDHPDVFLIQVRAMMRASEELDNLRIMLPMVTTLSEVEEAVYLIEQAFEELVEEGCEIVKPKIGVMIEVPAAAYLAREMAKRVDFISVGSNDLTQYLLAVDRNNARVAALYDPLHPAMLRTLLKIVEGGHAAGVEVSICGEMASDPLAVILLIAMGFDTLSMNSASLPRVKWVIRNFAIANARKILAEVLEFEHPAEIRFHLQKALEEEGLGGLIRAGKS; translated from the coding sequence ATGCTTAAAATACTTAAACGGATAGTACAAGATGTTACCGCTGCCAGTGATTTAAAAGAAGCACTAGGCATTTTGGTACAACGTATCAATACAGCCATTAATGCCGAGGCTGTTTCCGTTTATCTTATTGATAATAAAAATGCCGAATACGTACTGATAGCCACGGAAGGTTTGAACAAACAGGCGGAGTTTAGAGTCAGAATTGCTCTTGATTGCGGCCTTATCGGATTGATAGGACGAAGAGAGGAACCTATCAATATAGAAAATGCGCCATCTCATCCAGATTTTTATCATAATCCATTAATTGGTGAAGATCACCTGAACGCCTTTTTAGGCGTCCCTATTATTCAACACAGAAAATTATACGGTGTTTTAGTTGTTCAACAGCTTGAACAACGTCATTTTGATGATGCTGAAGAATCATTTCTTATTACCTTGGCTGCTCAATTGGGCGGGATTATTGCTCATGCAGAGGCAACAGGTGAGTTGGCCGAGTTGACGCAACCCAAAAAGGGGATTGGCGTAGACAAGGTTGAAGCAGCTTATACTGCTCTTACCGGAATTGGAAGTGTTCCTGGTATAGGAATTGGTACAGCTGTGGTTGTGTACCCACCTGCAGATATTGATGCTGTTCCTCGTAATCCAGTTGAAGAATTGGAAGACGAAATCAATGCCTTCTATGAAGCTTTGGAAACGACAAGAGATGATATCAGGCGTTTAAGTAAACGCATGAAAGAAACTGTTGCTGAGGAAGAGCATGCTTTATTCGATGTGTATTTAAGAATTTTGGATAGGGATAGCTTGGGTGCTGAAGTAGAGCATGTGATTCGTGAAGAGAAAATCAGCGCTCAAGCTGCCCTGGCTACAGTGATCAAGAAACACGTGCAGCAATTTGAAAGCATGGGCGATGATTATCTGCGCGAACGAGCCAGCGATTTCCGTGATTTGGGCCGAAGAGTTTTGGCGGAATTACAACGTACCCAAAGAGAAGAAATTGTTTATCCGAAGAGAACCATTTTAATAGGAGAAGAAATTACTGCTGCCGCTCTGGCAGAAGTTCCAGAAGGGCAATTGGCTGGTGTCGTTTCAGCTAAAGGCTCCAATAACTCCCACGTTGCTATTTTAGCGAGAGCTCTCGGTGTACCTACTGTGATGGGGTTGAGAGGATTAAAAGTAGAATTGGTATCGCGTCGGGCTTTGATTGTTGATGGCTATTATGGACATGTTTATATCTCTCCTTCCAAATCATTATTAGCGGAATTTAAGCAATTAGCTCAAGAAGAACAGGAATTAAACCAAAGCCTGGTAAGCTTGCGTGATAAACCAGCGGAAACTACTGATAACTACAGAGTCTCTTTGCAAGTCAATACCGGATTGGCAATGGATGCCGGTTTATCAATGAGTGTTGGCGCTGAAGGAGTTGGTTTATACCGTTCAGAAGTACCATTTATGAGTCGAGATCGATTCCCTTCAGAAGATGAGCAGACCATTATTTACAGACAGACTCTCAAGGCCTTTGCTCCACGTTTGGTAACTATGCGTACCCTGGATATTGGTGGAGACAAAATTCTACCTTATTTTCCAGTTGAAGAGGAAAACCCTTATTTAGGATGGCGTGGAATAAGGATAACTCTTGATCATCCAGATGTCTTCCTGATTCAGGTTCGTGCCATGATGCGTGCTAGTGAGGAACTGGATAATTTACGTATCATGTTGCCTATGGTCACTACGCTTAGCGAAGTAGAGGAAGCCGTTTATTTGATTGAACAGGCATTTGAAGAGCTGGTGGAAGAGGGGTGCGAAATAGTAAAACCCAAAATTGGTGTGATGATTGAAGTGCCTGCCGCTGCTTATCTGGCAAGAGAAATGGCGAAACGAGTAGATTTTATTTCGGTGGGTAGTAACGATCTTACTCAATATTTATTGGCTGTGGATAGAAATAACGCCCGAGTTGCCGCACTTTATGATCCCTTGCATCCAGCCATGTTGCGTACATTGCTAAAAATAGTCGAAGGAGGGCATGCAGCTGGTGTTGAGGTGAGTATTTGTGGCGAAATGGCCAGCGATCCTTTAGCGGTGATCTTGTTAATTGCTATGGGTTTTGACACCTTAAGCATGAATTCCGCCAGTTTACCCAGGGTGAAATGGGTTATTCGCAATTTTGCTATCGCGAATGCCCGTAAAATTCTGGCAGAAGTTTTGGAATTTGAACATCCTGCTGAAATACGATTTCATTTGCAAAAGGCTCTAGAAGAGGAAGGATTAGGGGGATTAATCAGAGCAGGGAAGTCATGA
- a CDS encoding RNA pyrophosphohydrolase has protein sequence MVIDRAGYRLNVGIILVNDSDRVFWGRRSGHDAWQFPQGGLAPGETAMQAMYRELHEEVGLDKGDVEVLGSTRRWLKYRLPKQYLRHGSEPLVIGQKQKWYLLKLITNEQKVRLDLSDSPEFDSWRWVDFHEPEQQVIFFKRQVYIQALKELEPLLKKERRTPYGLKRKRGNQRA, from the coding sequence ATGGTAATCGATCGTGCCGGTTATCGCTTGAATGTAGGTATTATCCTTGTCAACGATTCCGATAGAGTTTTTTGGGGAAGACGAAGCGGGCATGACGCTTGGCAATTCCCGCAAGGTGGCTTGGCGCCTGGCGAGACGGCTATGCAAGCAATGTATCGTGAATTGCATGAGGAAGTGGGGTTGGATAAAGGTGATGTTGAAGTATTGGGTTCAACCAGGCGTTGGCTAAAGTATAGACTGCCCAAACAATACTTGCGACATGGCAGTGAGCCTCTGGTTATAGGCCAGAAACAAAAATGGTATTTGTTAAAGCTTATAACAAATGAGCAAAAAGTGAGATTGGATTTGAGCGATTCTCCCGAGTTTGATAGCTGGCGATGGGTGGATTTTCATGAGCCCGAGCAACAAGTTATTTTTTTCAAGAGACAGGTCTATATTCAAGCGCTAAAAGAATTAGAGCCTTTGTTAAAAAAAGAACGCCGTACGCCTTATGGCTTAAAACGTAAAAGAGGTAATCAAAGAGCTTAG
- the ansA gene encoding asparaginase: MKKRVLIINTGGTISSIKSSHGYEPSPGFIQKALTEIPALKHKDMPDYVIKEYQPLLDSSNMTVTEWNRIARDIAHEYEQFDGFVVLHGTDTMAYTASALSFMLEYLGKPVIVTGSQIPLSEIRNDATDNLITSLWLCAHQPIHEVCIYFNQHLFRGNRTQKISAQRFNAFDSPNYPPLASIGIDIELHQHRLLPRPKAPFHLQTITPHFIANFRLFPGFASDVLEYILNQPLRGLILETYGAGNAQNNDPKFLHLLKKACDRGVIIINCTQCHQGKVEMNQYATGHTLKEAGLISGHDMTPEAAHCKLLYLLSKNLEIPEIKKLIETNLCGELQV, from the coding sequence ATGAAAAAACGAGTTTTAATTATCAATACTGGTGGCACAATCAGTAGCATAAAATCATCTCATGGTTATGAACCCTCACCAGGATTCATTCAAAAAGCACTCACAGAAATTCCTGCATTAAAACATAAAGACATGCCTGACTACGTTATCAAAGAATATCAGCCGCTGCTTGATTCTTCTAATATGACCGTCACGGAATGGAACAGGATTGCCAGAGATATTGCTCATGAATACGAACAATTTGACGGATTCGTTGTTTTGCATGGCACCGATACCATGGCTTATACTGCTTCTGCTTTATCATTTATGCTGGAGTATTTGGGAAAACCCGTTATAGTCACTGGTTCACAGATTCCTTTATCCGAGATTCGTAATGATGCGACAGATAATCTCATTACCTCCCTGTGGCTTTGTGCTCATCAACCTATCCATGAAGTATGCATCTATTTCAACCAACATTTGTTTCGAGGCAACCGCACCCAAAAGATTAGCGCCCAACGCTTCAATGCCTTTGATTCGCCCAACTACCCACCTTTGGCATCCATTGGTATCGATATAGAACTACATCAACATCGTTTATTGCCACGCCCCAAAGCGCCGTTTCATCTACAAACCATTACTCCCCACTTTATAGCGAATTTCCGCCTGTTCCCGGGGTTTGCCTCTGACGTTCTTGAATACATTTTAAATCAACCATTACGGGGTTTAATCCTTGAAACCTATGGGGCTGGTAATGCCCAAAACAATGATCCCAAATTTTTACATTTACTAAAGAAAGCTTGCGACAGGGGGGTTATTATTATTAATTGCACCCAATGCCATCAGGGAAAAGTGGAAATGAATCAATACGCAACAGGTCATACTTTAAAAGAAGCAGGCTTGATTAGCGGTCATGATATGACCCCTGAAGCGGCTCATTGCAAATTGCTGTATTTATTAAGCAAGAATCTGGAAATCCCTGAAATCAAAAAACTGATTGAAACCAATTTGTGTGGAGAACTGCAGGTTTAA
- a CDS encoding lpg2874 family Dot/Icm T4SS effector, translating into MNIFLKVLKKLIKEKLSELSANLKWKSETLGYNTKLSIDQKNVIDKLEESIVLFKDTGNDEADLLSINTLIDTARIQIQSIRESYGEPRDKGESVTCLNNLKNHSNDFLGKLKKFDFDLLNKAYTETPENIVYYHAAIYLGDEIFSPRTGIDYEIRTKKEGQLAVRLQALSERINPTHNLEEQRKRALQVLQDLAQDNQNAIKKDKGFSLPGLSFWGVSVVTPSDWFSSGEGRFGVEFNTAVRTIQGMTESQFERPVVKQTTTKQEESKPSDVKKTEATEEEDEEHLSDQTHSL; encoded by the coding sequence ATGAATATATTTCTAAAGGTTTTAAAGAAATTAATAAAGGAAAAATTGAGTGAGTTATCCGCCAATTTGAAATGGAAGTCAGAAACCCTTGGCTATAATACAAAATTATCAATCGATCAAAAAAATGTCATTGATAAACTTGAAGAAAGTATCGTTCTCTTTAAAGATACAGGCAATGATGAAGCGGATTTGCTGTCAATCAATACATTGATAGATACTGCCCGAATACAAATTCAATCCATAAGAGAATCCTATGGGGAACCCAGAGATAAAGGAGAGTCTGTAACTTGTCTCAATAATTTGAAAAATCATTCCAACGATTTTCTTGGCAAACTAAAGAAATTTGATTTTGATCTGTTAAATAAAGCTTATACAGAAACACCTGAAAACATTGTCTATTACCATGCTGCTATCTATCTCGGTGATGAAATTTTTAGTCCCAGAACAGGGATCGATTACGAAATCCGAACCAAAAAAGAAGGACAATTGGCAGTAAGACTGCAAGCATTAAGCGAGCGAATTAATCCAACCCACAATTTGGAAGAACAAAGAAAAAGAGCGTTACAAGTGTTGCAAGATCTTGCCCAGGACAATCAAAACGCAATCAAGAAAGACAAAGGCTTTTCGCTTCCTGGTTTAAGCTTTTGGGGTGTTTCTGTGGTTACGCCATCGGATTGGTTTAGTTCAGGAGAAGGTCGATTTGGAGTTGAATTTAATACGGCTGTTCGCACCATTCAAGGAATGACGGAAAGCCAATTTGAAAGGCCGGTGGTAAAACAAACAACGACAAAGCAAGAAGAAAGCAAACCATCAGATGTAAAAAAAACAGAGGCAACAGAGGAAGAGGATGAGGAGCATTTATCTGATCAAACTCATTCCTTGTAA